From the genome of Chanos chanos chromosome 5, fChaCha1.1, whole genome shotgun sequence, one region includes:
- the LOC115812701 gene encoding zinc finger protein 629: protein MSLNSVDTHVQLASIMERFAKSALAEMTKIIDNDSAILRSEISRRQMEIESLWCKLQFAESELKAARQAKNRQIRSVGIQVSDDTPGQQAHLNDSDLDVHIIESETESFQIKEERPERESWNSREATGPEAQEGTVSWEEERDTPSTPEEGSEYNLPHDSKPSGVWDSPVTEEFSTNTVHRVEAAPDSVHIRPGPQSTSLYPASGEDVEMQPNPDAESNANVQQRHAAGIANYTANRSASPGAEPRFDPVRAAEKSSCCNLCGKTFTTRFYLKIHQRIHSGERPYTCPQCGKRFYCNSHLISHQRSHTGEKPYSCEECGKSYSHLNSLKLHQRSHTEEAAFGYW from the exons ATGTCGCTAAATTCTGTTGATACCCACGTACAATTAGCATCCATAATGGAGAGATTTGCAAAATCCGCACTGGCAGAGATGACTAAAATCATCGACAACGACTCTGCAATTTTACGCTCGGAGATTTCACGGAGGCAAATGGAGATCGAGTCCCTTTGGTGTAAACTGCAATTTGCTGAGAGCGAGCTGAAAGCAGCCAGACAagcaaaaaacagacagatccGCTCCGTGGGCATTCAAGTCAGCGACGACACACCTGGACAGCAAG CTCATCTGAACGACTCTGACCTG GATGTTCACATTATAGAGAGCGAAACTGAGTCTTTTCAAATCAAAGAGGAGAGGCCAGAGAGGGAGTCCTGGAACAGCAGAGAGG CAACAGGTCCAGAGGCTCAGGAGGGCACGGTCTcctgggaggaggagagagacacgcCCAGCACACCTGAAGAAG GGAGTGAGTATAATCTGCCCCACGATTCAAAGCCCTCTGGTGTTTGGGACTCACCCGTAACAGAGGAGTTCAGCACAAACACTGTGCACAGGGTGGAGGCTGCACCAGACTCAGTTCACATAAGACCAGGGCCTCAAAGCACGAGCCTGTATCCCGCGTCCGGCGAGGACGTGGAGATGCAGCCCAACCCGGACGCCGAGTCCAACGCGAACGTCCAACAGAGGCACGCGGCCGGGATCGCGAACTACACCGCGAACCGGTCGGCGTCCCCCGGCGCGGAGCCGAGGTTCGACCCGGTCCGCGCCGCAGAGAAGAGCTCCTGCTGCAATCTGTGCGGAAAGACGTTCACCACGCGTTTCTACCTGAAGATCCACCAGCGCATCCACAGCGGGGAGAGACCGTACACCTGCCCCCAGTGCGGGAAGAGATTCTACTGCAATTCCCACCTCATCTCGCACCAGCGTTCGCACACCGGGGAGAAACCGTACAGCTGCGAGGAGTGCGGCAAATCCTACTCGCATTTGAACTCCCTCAAACTGCACCAGCGGAGTCATACGGAGGAGGCTGCGTTTGGTTACTGGTGA
- the LOC115811353 gene encoding zinc finger protein 62 homolog: MARKDTEIETLKKKISSMENELRLVKRSERELRLRSSKFDPRSKEQAHGECVSQTPQKLSHKTILTEESIRPSSAEKEGNGISSEELHTQITLSETQEILPIHPDPQNASLSSSEEFHDKHKLGCNDENLGGLDFAMKVEQTEEDLSQKLSQPLSDPTTGELNHLDPDSENGMDEGESQLWSSIAVEVSCGKDGEDSTGPYGNGQSPQDLGNESQFFHVENLSASPSLSGMQMFNGLNAELRKPENGSRSLWNNATLVDMIQSPQIPQSAYSQPRLNSRMPPEKSARAYESVSYSYSGADQGDVGSVRQSAFTLDNYGARQAKSAQRRTAVKEKWFICSFCGKSFDRFSHLQMHQRVHTGEKPFSCVTCGKSFTQQSNLRTHQRVHRDMRAPTKAY; this comes from the exons ATGGCGAGGAAAGACACAGAAATCgaaacactgaagaaaaaaatatcctCCATGGAGAACGAGCTACGACTGGTAAAACGATCAGAACGTGAGTTAAGACTACGATCCTCAAAATTTGACCCACGTTCGAAAGAGCAAG CACACGGAGAGTGCGTATCGCAGACTCCTCAGAAACTCTCCCATAAAACGATCCTCACTGAAGAATCCATTCGCCCGTCGTCAGCAGAAAAAGAGGGTAACGGTATATCTTCCGAAGAacttcacacacagattacacttTCGGAAACCCAGGAAATACTCCCCATTCATCCCGACCCGCAGAACGCATCTCTTTCGTCCTCGGAGGAATTTCACGATAAACATAAACTTGGGTGTAACGATGAGAATCTTGGTGGACTCGATTTTGCGATGAAGGTTGAACAAACAGAAGAGGATCTATCTCAAAAACTCAGTCAGCCACTGTCGGACCCTACCACCGGAGAACTAAACCACCTGGATCCTGATTCAGAGAATGGGATGGATGAGGGAGAAAGTCAGCTGTGGTCTTCTATTGCTGTTGAAGTGAGCTGTGGGAAAGATGGTGAAGATTCAACTGGTCCTTATGGAAACGGACAGAGTCCACAGGATCTTGGTAATGAGTCACAGTTTTTCCATGTCGAAAACCTTAGTGCTAGTCCTTCTTTGTCAGGCATGCAGATGTTCAACGGTCTCAATGCTGAACTTAGGAAACCGGAAAATGGATCGAGGTCACTTTGGAATAACGCAACGTTAGTAGACATGATCCAGTCTCCACAAATACCACAAAGTGCTTATTCACAACCAAGACTGAACTCTCGGATGCCTCCGGAAAAAAGCGCAAGAGCATATGAGAGCGTTTCGTATTCGTACAGTGGAGCTGACCAAGGCGACGTGGGAAGTGTTAGACAAAGCGCGTTCACTTTGGATAATTACGGCGCGAGACAAGCCAAGTCAGCTCAGAGGCGGACAGCGGTGAAAGAGAAATGGTTTATCTGTTCGTTCTGTGGGAAGAGCTTTGACCGTTTCAGTCATCTGCAGATGCATCAGCGCGTGCACACCGGGGAGAAGCCCTTCAGCTGTGTGACATGCGGTAAAAGCTTCACGCAACAGAGCAACCTCCGCACACACCAGCGAGTACACAGAGATATGAGGGCACCGACAAAAGCCTATTGa
- the LOC115811351 gene encoding ankyrin repeat domain-containing protein 34C translates to MEEPQDYLADGSPLITAAQLGKLRLVRLLVEGGAQINERNQRGETPLVAACKALRGDQTGSAMLRLIRYLLKNQADPNSQDKAGRTALMYACMERAGVEVASTLISAGADPSMEDYAGASALVYAINAQDQQTLKVLLDACRAQGRDIIIIATDLTPDGGSVTRRYLNVPPSPNTSPVTCMSPSDIELKTNSPNSEADGENIFNFGGAGKRGSCVMASAPSRRDEGPNRYRLRSEPWLAINNLANLSRMYEENLRQGTVREEEEGESEEVVARCHDDTNQPTNQKSPPPVGSQPDSSSSSSSSSSSSKTADLKLRTARACGRPIPTGLERLQSRRNTLPCLEGPGLLQLPTLSLDLSASDPHLHGLSTSPTNNSPYHLSPRSSSSLSLPPPRGTRRYDKLNKSKPQEVLCLRPQVRGGFLPPLPVGSTVSMSLQPVSRDPSTGPPTGETQAQKQDVQWGRKPSRRHSIQLEQVGSSEEILYVL, encoded by the coding sequence ATGGAGGAACCACAGGACTACCTGGCCGATGGGAGTCCCCTTATTACTGCGGCTCAACTGGGCAAACTGAGACTGGTACGGCTGCTGGTGGAAGGTGGTGCCCAGATTAACGAGCGAAACCAGAGAGGTGAGACGCCGCTGGTGGCCGCCTGTAAGGCCCTGAGAGGAGACCAGACGGGTAGCGCCATGCTCCGACTCATTCGGTACCTCCTGAAGAACCAGGCCGACCCAAACAGCCAGGACAAAGCCGGCCGCACCGCCCTGATGTACGCCTGCATGGAGAGGGCGGGGGTGGAAGTCGCCTCCACGCTCATCTCAGCCGGCGCCGACCCCAGCATGGAGGACTACGCCGGGGCTTCGGCGCTGGTGTACGCAATCAACGCCCAGGACCAGCAGACGCTGAAGGTCTTGCTGGATGCATGTCGCGCCCAGGGTCGTGACATCATCATAATCGCCACAGACCTGACCCCGGACGGGGGGTCGGTGACCCGACGGTACCTGAACGTACCGCCCTCCCCTAACACCTCTCCCGTGACCTGCATGTCGCCGTCGGACATCGAGCTAAAGACCAACTCGCCGAACTCTGAGGCAGACGGGGAGAACATCTTTAATTTCGGGGGGGCCGGGAAAAGAGGCAGCTGCGTCATGGCGTCGGCCCCAAGCCGCAGGGACGAAGGACCAAACCGGTACCGGCTGCGCTCAGAACCTTGGCTGGCCATTAACAACCTGGCCAACCTCAGCCGAATGTACGAGGAGAACCTGAGACAGGGAACTGTacgagaggaagaggaaggagagagcgaggaaGTGGTGGCACGTTGTCATGACGACACCAATCAGCCGACAAATCAGAAAAGCCCTCCTCCAGTAGGAAGCCAACCAGAtagctcttcttcttcttcttcttcttcttcttcttcaaagaCTGCTGATCTGAAACTGAGGACGGCAAGAGCATGCGGGAGGCCGATACCCACGGGCCTGGAGCGACTGCAGAGCAGGAGGAACACTCTTCCATGTCTTGAGGGCCCGGGTCTGCTACAACTACCCACCCTTTCCCTTGATCTCTCCGCCTCTGATCCCCACCTGCATGGCCTCAGCACGAGCCCAACCAACAACTCTCCCTACCACCTCTCTCCTCGCAGctccagctccctctctctgccgcCCCCTAGAGGCACACGTAGGTATGACAAACTCAACAAGAGCAAGCCCCAGGAAGTGCTGTGTTTACGGCCACAGGTGCGAGGTGGCTTTTTGCCTCCTCTCCCTGTCGGCTCAACAGTGAGTATGTCTCTGCAGCCTGTCTCCAGAGATCCATCCACTGGACCCCCTACTGGAGAGACTCAAGCCCAAAAACAAGATGTCCAGTGGGGCAGGAAGCCATCCCGTCGGCACTCTATCCAGCTGGAGCAAGTGGGCAGCTCTGAGGAGATCCTATATGTTCTATAA
- the si:dkeyp-68b7.12 gene encoding rho GTPase-activating protein 30, translating to MRRGRRKGGNKDKVFGCDLLEHLNATGQDIPQVLRSCSEFIEEHGIVDGIYRLSGVSSNTQKLRSEFDNEGTPELYRDVYLQDIHCVSSLCKAYFRELPNPLLTYQLYDRFAEAVAVQLEDERLVKIKEVLRDLPPPHYRTLEYLMRHLVWMGKHASETNMHARNLAIVWAPNLLRSKDIEASGFNGTAAFMEVRVQSIVVEFILTHVDQLFPEPESGGRRKSLPSPSPQSSQEEPFFRAMPFQLPRNVSPGDAPLPMRSYHDIIDDTEKRKGSLKGRKWKSIFNLGARLHDPRKKNKASNKEKEKTSLRPAKSMDSLSAAPYSQEGQRQRTPANQFSPLSGSSASPTGSTETGLSGPGSGSSSYAVTFRRTGGASVSVVSGGSGTQGTYNRLDSGNAAGGANGSQNVSRSPALQSRAERRAGIHISGPFSVTVPLHITSGLAFGVLQGGRGEEEQVPQESGDADREQKVEEKAETEKEEQESIGKEHNGEAPATEDKNTGSEGREETLQEEEKMMARPPQDSDVSNVPVAPNSQDKCDVQLSVEEESPDQDLPLDFQDTFGFLDSMESSTSYQNNEFSVEPPCYEDEEEEEGKSHSLPYKSCPFLPATGSSSDEEYDDDDDDEEEDDSDKGDYEDMFFCSLPSAKQFHGLRWSCPQPASMPYTNSGTEMHPKDQSDCSDQEHTTVSPIRVTEGSVQTEAANSTTDAHAIDESHDPRSENGDFDSPVHTEEWGEEMKTDEERNEEKGQEKDGCEEREEEGVVRREMSGTWNETTNTDKGSTDPVLSADTRTLSSKTEGQSVKTEDKEADGSLEGVHSPSSSGTPPTETPPTTIHSPVTGKMPGLEGDQPVLVVTAPEPTLLAEQCEAMINELLEDLSVISCSSLEAQSEVNEEVESQRRTGELEAERIEEKHEIIFGGEKDTENMVGGEKEGERDFEEETETDGGIGPKEEHQSAREDLKEVPVSEDNTPRDAEEREKEERDSLGDDPAGASDSDSQPEDRVTEHRDEREDGVNEESKVKLSVVQGQEPPQTAPVAEEEEEPKEGKNGRDESHNAEIGKTDRGVGLGPGLGRTLVVSKQPPARVFQAKAVPVVPPKPQHSKLAAFNLKQQFQLRETESTHREGQHADSDRTEQQICAQQKHSDAENSDTEKPQRDVSHEAVHQDHRGTSQTLPNNGRCKDQTRGDKETEGEGKRERSGTWDAMREIRPDGLREGDRETKRNSGISICFDEAVARATGKRGRESEREREKGIDAQWERGGRKEGLGQKAKETD from the exons ATGAGGAGAGGACggagaaaaggagggaataAAGACAAGGTGTTTGGCTGCGACCTGCTGGAGCATTTGAACGCCACCGGCCAAGACA ttCCACAAGTGTTGCGCAGCTGCAGTGAATTCATTGAAGAACATGGTATTGTTGATGGGATCTATAGACTGTCTGGAGTTTCATCCAACACGCAGAAActaag gtCTGAGTTTGACAATGAGGGGACACCAGAACTGTACAGAGATGTCTACCTCCAGGATATTCACTGTGTTAGCTCTCTGTGTAAGGCCTACTTCAGAGAGTTACCCAACCCACTCCTGACATACCAACTCTACGACCGCTTTGCT gaggCTGTGGCTGTCCAGCTGGAGGATGAAAGGCTGGTGAAGATCAAAGAGGTGCTGAGGGATCTGCCTCCTCCCCACTACAG gactCTGGAATATTTGATGCGTCATTTAGTGTGGATGGGCAAACATGCCTCagaaacaaacatgcatgcCAGAAATCTGGCCATTGTATGGGCCCCAAACCTTCTCAG GTCTAAAGACATTGAGGCGTCTGGCTTTAACGGTACTGCTGCGTTCATGGAGGTGCGTGTCCAGTCTATCGTTGTGGAATTCATCCTCACTCACGTGGATCAGCTTTTTCCCGAACCAG AATCAGGAGGACGCAGGAagtccctcccctccccttcgCCACAATCCAGTCAGGAAGAGCCTTTCTTCAGGGCGATGCCTTTCCAGCTTCCGAGGAACGTTAGCCCCGGGGATGCCCCCCTTCCCATGAGATCCTACCATGACATCATCGACGACACTGAGAA gAGAAAGGGTTCTCTGAAAGGCAGGAAATGGAAATCCATCTTTAATTTGGGAGCAAGACTTCATGACCCTCGTAAGAAGAACAAAGCCTCAAACAAAG agaaagagaagactaGTCTGAGGCCAGCTAAGAGTATGGATTCCCTGAGTGCAGCACCCTATTCACAGGAAG GTCAAAGACAGCGAACTCCAGCCAATCAGTTTTCGCCCTTAAGCGGTTCCTCCGCCAGCCCCACTGGAAGCACAGAGACTGGCCTTTCTGGGCCTGGGTCCGGATCCAGCTCTTACGCGGTCACTTTCAGGCGAACAGGCGGGGCCAGCGTGAGCGTAGTGAGTGGAGGAAGCGGTACTCAGGGAACGTACAACCGTCTGGACTCGGGCAACGCGGCCGGCGGCGCCAACGGGTCTCAAAACGTGTCCAGGTCACCGGCGTTACAGAGCAGGGCAGAGCGCCGCGCGGGCATCCACATCTCCGGACCTTTTTCGGTCACCGTACCCCTCCACATCACCTCTGGGTTAGCATTTGGGGTACTGCAGGGCggcaggggagaggaggagcaaGTCCCTCAGGAGAGTGGAGAcgcagacagagagcagaaagttGAGGAGAAAgcggagacagagaaagaggagcaagaGAGCATAGGGAAGGAGCACAACGGCGAGGCACCGGCgacagaggacaaaaacacTGGGAGTGAAGGCAGAGAGGAAACTTTGCAAGAGGAAGAAA AAATGATGGCCAGACCACCGCAGGATTCCGACGTTTCCAATGTCCCAGTCGCACCCAACTCTCAGGATAAGTGTGACGTTCAGCTGTCTGTCGAGGAAGAGTCCCCAGATCAAGACCTGCCGCTGGATTTCCAGGACACGTTTGGATTTCTGGATAGCATGGAAAGCAGCACTTCGTATCAG aaTAACGAGTTCTCCGTGGAACCCCCTTGTtatgaggatgaagaggaagaggaag GCAAGTCTCACAGCCTGCCTTACAAGTCATGCCCTTTCCTACCCGCCACAGGCTCTTCCTCTGATGAAGAgtacgatgatgatgatgatgatgaggaagaggatgattCCGACAAAGGGGATTACGAAGACATGTTCTTTTGCAGTCTTCCATCTGCTAAGCAGTTCCATGGACTCCGCTGGTCATGCCCACAGCCTGCATCAATGCCCTACACCAATAGCGGGACAGAAATGCACCCGAAGGACCAATCAGATTGCTCAGATCAAGAACACACCACAGTTTCACCCATTAGGGTTACAGAGGGTTCAGTCCAAACAGAGGCGGCCAATAGCACCACAGATGCTCATGCCATTGATGAATCACACGACCCAAGGTCAGAGAATGGGGACTTTGATTCACCTGTTCACACAGAGGAATGGGGtgaagaaatgaagacagatgaagagaggaaTGAAGAGAAGGGCCAAGAAAAGGATGGAtgtgaagagagggaagaggaaggggTTGTGAGACGTGAGATGTCAGGTACATGGAATGAAACCACTAACACAGACAAGGGGAGCACAGACCCTGTCCTATCCGCAGATACACGCACACTGAG CTCGAAGACAGAGGGCCAATCGGTAAAGACTGAAGACAAAGAGGCGGATGGCAGTCTTGAAGGAGTGCACTCCCCTTCATCATCCGGAACGCCTCCCACAGAGACTCCTCCCACTACCATTCACTCCCCTGTCACAGGCAAAATGCCAGGCTTAGAAGGTGATCAGCCAGTGCTTGTTGTCACGGCACCAGAACCCACCTTATTGGCTGAGCAGTGTGAAGCTATGATCAATGAGCTGTTAGAGGACCTAAGTGTTATTTCCTGTAGCAGCTTAGAGGCACAGTCTGAAGTCAATGAAGAGGTAGAAAGccagaggaggacaggagagcTTGAAGCAGAAAGAATCGAGGAAAAGCATGAAATTATATTTGGAggggagaaagacacagaaaacatg GTAGGTggtgaaaaagaaggagagagagatttcgaGGAAGAAACTGAAACAGATGGAGGAATAGGACCAAAAGAGGAACATCAGTCAGCACGAGAAGACCTCAAAGAGGTTCCTGTTTCCGAAGATAATACCCCGAGAGACGctgaggagagggaaaaagaagaacgCGATTCGCTTGGAGATGATCCCGCCGGCGCGTCAGACTCCGACAGTCAGCCAGAGGACAgagtgactgaacacagagatgaaagagaggatggagtgaatGAGGAAAGCAAAGTGAAGCTCTCTGTCGTCCAAGGCCAAGAGCCACCACAGACAGCCCCTGttgcagaagaagaagaagaaccaAAGGAGGGAAAGAACGGAAGAGATGAAAGCCACAATGCGGAGAtcggaaagacagacaggggcGTGGGTCTTGGTCCAGGGCTGGGCCGGACGCTGGTGGTGTCCAAACAACCCCCAGCAAGAGTATTTCAGGCCAAGGCTGTTCCTGTGGTCCCACCCAAACCCCAGCACTCCAAACTCGCTGCTTTCAATCTGAAGCAGCAGTTTCagctcagagaaacagagtcgacacacagagaaggacagCACGCGGACTCCGACAGGACGGAACAGCAGATCTGCGCGCAGCAAAAACACAGCGACGCGGAGAACAGTGACACGGAGAAGCCGCAGAGAGACGTCAGTCACGAGGCGGTACACCAGGACCACAGGGGAACTTCGCAAACACTTCCAAACAACGGCAGGTGCAAGGACCAGACGAGGGGAGACAAGGAAACGGAGGGAGAGGGCAAAAGAGAAAGGTCAGGGACGTGGGACGCCATGAGAGAGATCAGGCCGGACGGactaagagaaggagacagagaaactaaAAGAAACAGTGGCATCAGCATATGTTTTGATGAGGCGGTTGCCAGGGCGACGGGgaagcgagggagagagagtgagagagagagggaaaaaggtATTGATGCGCAGTGGGAGAGAGGTGGAAGGAAAGAAGGACTGGGTCAGAAGGCAAAAGAAactgactga